cttgaccatctttcTCAAGGTCTTTACAAAACGCAATTATTCGCTATCTCTTTCTATCTATACAATATGCTATGCTCACTAGCGCTAACGAAGAAATTATCaatttatacttggtcaagcaaatcatgtcagtaaaaaaaggcgcgaatttcaaattttctatgggacgataacccttcgcgcctactttttttaaatatttcgcctttttctactgacaagttttgcttgaccaagtatatttaattattattttcttataaaaaagagtagaaattaaaatgtggcaacactgtagtgtcgtccttTTCAATAATTTCAATCAATCCATATGAGAACAGGATGAGGACGACGGGACGACAATGGGACGACCAAGGCCCCAACgctgtctgttctctttgacggcgcagcaactagtataatttctctctccttgctcttttaaaaatgccgtttgtcaaatttcgttccgctgtgtagcgtttatcgataatatcgataaacgctacacagcggaacgaaatagcgattaattgaagcttcaatatcttcgttaaacataaacataattgaaatgctaatgaataataaatatattagaataaaataaaataattcaattattgcggaacacatattttagtaggtatttatgtattttaattaaatatctgaactttcccttcgttccctgctggggcgtgacgataaaattgtgatctgataaccacaataaagaataaaagcgtatttgttcattttaggtatcgttaaacctttgaagtaaaattaaaattgcaagaaatgtcgatagtttatcgatatgactttatcgacatggctacagcaaggtgggccacattgttaatcgtacacaaggccccaacgttttctgttcactttgacggcgcagcaactagtatcacttctctctactcgctcttttaaaaatgccatttgtcaaaaaaggacaaccatactgttgacaagatgaacttcaaatccaagtgttgccttttttggtgcatccaggctgtgtatgtgtgcgtaaaaacgtgtatgtgtgctcttttaaggatgtgaaaagtcgattttaatcatgttatatatcgataaacgctacacagtggaacgaaatagctattaattgaaggttcaatatcttcgttaaacataaacataattgaaatgctaatgaataataaatatattagaatataataaaataattcaattattgggGAACACATAAGTTAGtacgtatttatgtattttaattaaatatctgaactttcccttcgttccctgctggggcgtgacgatgcaattgtgatctgataaccacaataaagaataaaagcgcttttgttcattttaggtatcgttaaacctttgaagtaaaattaacattgtaagaaatgtcgatagtttatcgatatgactttgtcgacatggctacagtacggtggtgttaaattgttaatcgtacactaaacaaaagtggcaacagtgacagctcggtgagacgggatctctatatattaaatctatgatcgtacactaaacaaaagtggtcccactgacagctcgctgagacgtcatctctaaatattatatatctatggggacgacactacaattttgccactttttaatttctactcgtctgttatgttggtactatttattctttgacagttctttgtcatagatgttggtaatgattggaacaccaaacatacacacagactaatcaaatcgctagcacaaactactaagaagatactacgtatatcgctagtatggaagtcccgtctcttaaaacgtagtgatttaattctctttgttaaaacgtagtgattatattctctttggctcTAGTGTGCATGTTGGCTGCAGTGTAGAGGCGGAGCTGCGTGAAGTGGAGGGGTTACGATGATAGGGATAATGACGGGAGTTGTACGATATGTAAAAGAAGTTTACATTTAGTGATTCGGTCAAATCGTAGCCGAGCGGCTGACCGGCTAAAATGACACGGTAGCTTGCTTAGTTTATTATAATGGTGTATATACTTACGAGACTCGAACGTTCTCTGCAGCTTTTCTATCAGTCAAGTCAATTGTGACCGCGTCAGGAAAGACAATCGGGGACACTCGATATTATGCGGCCCGACCAAGAGAACTTTATAAAAAGATCACAATTATGATGCCGATGGTGTACACAGTGTATGGTTTCGCCATATTCTTTATGCTAGCATTTCTGTTTATATGGACAATTCACATAGTGGCGTTATCGTATTCGAAATGGAAGCTACATCGGACGGTGGACCGGTCGCCGCCAGAGCAGCCTTATCCCGGCGTGTCGATACTGAAGCCGTTGACCGGCGTGGATCCGAACCTGTTTTCGAACCTCGAAACCTTTTTCACGCTGGATTACCCGCTCTACGAGCTTCTGTTCTGTGTCGAGGACGAACACGACCCGGCTGTGATGCTCGTACATTCCTTAATGCAAAAGTATCCTAGCATAGACGCGCGGCTGTTCACGGGCGGCGTGCGGGTCGGCGTGAAccctaaaattaacaatatgCAGCCGGCGTTCCTGGCCGGGAAGTATCCTCTAGTCCTGGTGAGCGACGCCGGTATTCGGATGCGAGAGGACACGCTGCTCGACATGGTGCAGCACATGAAGGACGACACTGGCATAGTGCATCAGATGCCGTTCGCGTGCGACGCGGAAGGATTCGCCGCGGTGTACGAGAAAGTATTTTTCGGGACCGCACAAGCCCGTATGTACTTGGCAGCAGATTTTCTAAGAATAAACTGCCATGTGGGGATGTCGTCGCTGGTGAGGCGCTGCGCGCTGGAGGAGTGCGGTGGTTTAGCGACGTTCGGTGAATATTTGGCGGAGGACTTCTTCATAGCGAAGGAGGTGACGTCGAGAGGGTGGAAGATGCGCGTGAGCTCGCTGCCGGCGCTTCAGAACTCGGGGACGCGGTCGGTGGGGCAGCTGCAGGGGCGGCTGACGCGCTGGGCGCGCCTGCGGATAGCCATGGTGCCGACCACGACGCTTATGGAGCCGCTGAGCGAGTGCCTGCCGCTGGGCGCGGGCGCCGCGTGGGCCTCCGGCCAGCTCTTCGGCGCGGAGCCGCTCCCCTTCTTCCTCGTCCACATACTGCTGTGGTTCCTCTCAGACTGGCTCATGTTACGTACAGTGCAGAACGGCTCGCCGCCGTTCACTAAAGTGCAATTCTTAGTTGGTTGGATATGGAGTGAGTGCTGTGCGCCGTTCATTTTGTTCGCTGCGTTCTTGAACCCGGAGATCTCGTGGCGGACGCGGAGCTACCGGCTGGACTGGGGCGGGAAGGCCCACGAACTGAAACCTAAGCTCAAATTCTGAGCGTCCTCTGTTAAAGCTTTAATTTGGGTGCAGTGGTAACTGTGATGCTGCAAGCTTGAGTGAGttgtattattataataagtttttattcCTATATAACGCTTTTGATTTAGAACTTGTACATTGTATATGTtaaaggtatttaattttatggTAATTATTACCGTGCCGTGCCCCCTTGAATAAGTTAGTGAAGTGATTCACTCTTTATCTACATATAATAGATGCCGGTACCACTGAACTATGACtcatatcatttatatttcaaCTCTACTGCCCTTCAAACTATAAAAACCTTCTTAAAATTACAGCTATAAAAATTACCCCATTTCTAGAACTTTTTAAATGTTAAGGTtaattttagcattagaaagaaggtaagcgatcttgacatgtcttttaattgaaaaacgctttttcaaaatgagtaactattacttatgaaagcagaagaatataaatgatcgtattagactcataattttattacatattgtgacttatttttaaaacgtgtttctCAATTagaagacacatcaagattgtttaccttttttctaatgctaaaaaaacgaactatagtctgTATACATTACCCTGTCATGGTAAACTAACATGTTTATTTGCCACATGTTATTTCAAAAGTAAATAGCGCTTAAATACTACTTGCCATATAAAAATGGCTCAAATATTTGACTAAATAAAGACCAAATTCATATGGCAATGGTCCTTACATAATAAATTCACTTGATACTTCATATTACATTTCAATTTGAAACATAAAATTTGATCTACTTATGCCTGGAGGGAAGAATGATATCAGCAGTCTATACTGCCCtatcaatcaatttatttattttgctatacttagggcatactgaaaattcctggactggaaaaataagtcgtctcatatatcagaatccagaaattttcagtatggcccacgtaatAAGGGTTGGTTTACAGGTGTTATTACAATATCTTTATGTACACCTTAATTAGCCATAATCTACCTATCTGGTAAacaattaaatgcatttttaaaTGGATTCTTGGATGGAACCttccataatataattatgtgtggtggtcaaaaatcgtgggttcaccaaaccaaaccaaaccagtGGCGTAGGCGAAGTGGGcagtcgcccacggcctcgcgtcccaaggggggcctcgcgcgaggccccttcgggcacagtgaaagaaaagggcctcgcagatgcgacttcgcccacggctagattagttcacgctacgccactggttCAAACCTAGGTTGTGCTATATCTAtagaaaaaatcatttttgaaaaaaaattcaaagGTACCTATATAAGATGCTACCTTATTCGTTGCAGATATTTATACAGCTGATACTACTCGGTTCCTGGAGTATATTTAAGTAAGAAACATTATAGCTTTTACaatgtttttttggagaaaactgaAAAACAAATTTGCTACATAAAAACACCTTGTTAATGAGATTATTAAATGTGAACTCATTGAACAGATTCTACCTCTTTTACCTAACACCTAACTGTCTGGCCACTTCATCCAAATAACCTTTTGCAGTTTTCCCGCCgaacaataattaaattaaattttttgttctgtaaattaaaacaaaaaaagttgattaaatattcttaatttctatttaaagttaattgttttaaaataaagtatcatctgttaaaatatctgcaactaataagGTAGCACGTTATATAAATGACCGTAGTTTTGTCAAAGTGACTTACACCCTAACTCAGTAGCTTTGGTCGCtttctgcattgataaaaaaaatttgttgGTCGTTTTCTGCATAACCACGGTCAAATATTTGGTCAGGATCCTTATCATCACGTATCATACACAGACAAGTTGCAATTGCATCTGTTATGCATTCTGTATTGTGTAA
The Cydia splendana chromosome 20, ilCydSple1.2, whole genome shotgun sequence DNA segment above includes these coding regions:
- the LOC134800757 gene encoding ceramide glucosyltransferase; this encodes MMPMVYTVYGFAIFFMLAFLFIWTIHIVALSYSKWKLHRTVDRSPPEQPYPGVSILKPLTGVDPNLFSNLETFFTLDYPLYELLFCVEDEHDPAVMLVHSLMQKYPSIDARLFTGGVRVGVNPKINNMQPAFLAGKYPLVLVSDAGIRMREDTLLDMVQHMKDDTGIVHQMPFACDAEGFAAVYEKVFFGTAQARMYLAADFLRINCHVGMSSLVRRCALEECGGLATFGEYLAEDFFIAKEVTSRGWKMRVSSLPALQNSGTRSVGQLQGRLTRWARLRIAMVPTTTLMEPLSECLPLGAGAAWASGQLFGAEPLPFFLVHILLWFLSDWLMLRTVQNGSPPFTKVQFLVGWIWSECCAPFILFAAFLNPEISWRTRSYRLDWGGKAHELKPKLKF